In Pedobacter sp. W3I1, one DNA window encodes the following:
- a CDS encoding serine hydrolase — protein MKRILIIAFSLIGISAMAQKTDTVFLKKMMESKPELFSSVLHHPHKNEIQILYTQVNRDVKNRPAFKTFSYNLDPHHYFYPASTVKLAAVIFALEKVNRLKNTGLTAKSTMITDSAYKGQTKVLKDTSAKNGLPSIEHYVKKILLTSDNDAFNRLFEFISRAEINEKLKANGLNDSRILNRLAIGDAGESAKHTNPIKFYNGDHLVYDQAAQYDPKEYELKLTNLVMGTGYMDSTNKLVNKPFSLAGKNAFAINDQQKLMQKLIFPEAFPVKEQFNLTPEDYKLIYTYMSKYPTESDFPKYDPKEFWTTYAKMLYYGREQVTPDPNIRIFNKYGDSYGYIIDNSYFVDFKNGIEYFLTAVVQSNEDGIFNDNKYEYETVCFPFMKNLGRAIYELELKRAKKQKPDLRKFKLDYVY, from the coding sequence ATGAAAAGGATTTTAATTATTGCATTTTCGTTAATCGGCATATCTGCTATGGCACAAAAAACCGATACTGTTTTTCTGAAGAAAATGATGGAAAGCAAACCCGAACTTTTTTCTTCGGTGCTCCATCATCCACATAAAAACGAAATACAAATTCTATATACCCAGGTTAACCGTGATGTAAAGAATAGACCTGCTTTTAAAACGTTTAGCTATAATTTAGATCCGCACCATTATTTTTATCCCGCCAGTACGGTTAAACTTGCTGCGGTGATTTTTGCCCTGGAAAAGGTAAACCGGTTAAAAAACACTGGTTTAACAGCCAAAAGCACCATGATTACTGATAGCGCCTATAAAGGACAAACCAAAGTTTTAAAAGATACAAGTGCTAAAAACGGGCTTCCATCAATAGAACATTATGTTAAAAAGATTTTGCTTACCAGCGATAACGATGCTTTTAACCGTTTATTCGAATTTATTAGCCGGGCAGAAATTAATGAAAAACTGAAAGCAAACGGATTAAACGATAGCCGTATTTTAAACCGCCTGGCCATTGGCGATGCCGGCGAATCTGCCAAACATACCAATCCCATTAAGTTTTATAATGGAGATCATTTGGTGTATGATCAAGCAGCGCAGTACGATCCAAAAGAATATGAATTGAAATTGACGAATCTGGTAATGGGCACCGGATATATGGATAGTACAAACAAGTTAGTAAACAAGCCTTTCAGCTTAGCAGGCAAAAATGCCTTCGCCATTAACGACCAACAAAAGCTCATGCAGAAATTAATTTTTCCTGAGGCTTTCCCAGTGAAAGAACAGTTTAATCTTACACCAGAAGATTATAAGCTTATTTACACTTATATGAGTAAATACCCTACTGAAAGCGATTTTCCCAAATACGATCCAAAAGAATTTTGGACAACCTACGCAAAGATGCTGTATTATGGAAGAGAACAGGTAACACCAGATCCAAATATTAGAATCTTTAATAAATATGGCGATAGCTATGGCTACATCATCGATAATTCTTATTTCGTTGATTTTAAAAATGGAATTGAATATTTCTTAACGGCGGTAGTACAGAGCAACGAGGATGGCATATTTAACGATAATAAGTACGAATACGAAACGGTTTGTTTTCCTTTTATGAAAAACCTGGGACGTGCCATTTATGAGCTCGAATTAAAAAGAGCTAAAAAGCAAAAGCCCGATTTACGTAAGTTCAAACTGGATTATGTTTATTAA